A single genomic interval of Dromiciops gliroides isolate mDroGli1 chromosome 1, mDroGli1.pri, whole genome shotgun sequence harbors:
- the LOC122729221 gene encoding glycerol-3-phosphate phosphatase — protein MAEAGGDDGRCIRLSADRAQALLADVDTLLFDCDGVLWRGETAVPGAPEALTALRAQGKRLGFVTNNSSKTREAYAEKLQRLGFGGPKGPGAGLEVFGTAYCAALYLRQRLEGGGVPAKAYVLGSPALAAELEAVGISSVGVGPEPLQGAGPGDWLAEPLEPGVGAVVVGFDPHFSYAKLTKAVRYLQQPGCLLVGTNMDNRLPLEGGSYIAGTGCLVRAVEMAAQRQAEIIGKPSRFIFDCVAKEFGLNPDRTVMVGDRLDTDILLGVTCGLKTILTLTGVSSLEDVKGNQRSDCSSRNKMVPDFYVDSIADLIPALED, from the exons ATGGCTGAGGCGGGCGGCGACGATGGCCGCTGCATCCGGCTCAGTGCCGACAGGGCGCAGGCACTGCTGGCCGACGTGGACACGCTGCTCTTCGACTGCGACGGCGTGCTGTGGCGAGGGGAGACGGCTGTGCCCGGCGCGCCCGAGGCTCTGACCGCGCTGCGGGCCCAGGGCAAGCGGCTGGGCTTCGTGACCAACAACAGCAGCAAGACCCGCGAGGCCTACGCCGAGAAGTTGCAGCGCCTGGGCTTTGGCGGCCCCAAGGGGCCCGGCGCCGGCCTCGAGGTTTTCGGCACGGCCTACTGCGCCGCCCTCTACCTCCGGCAGCGCCTGGAGGGCGGCGGGGTCCCGGCCAAGGCCTACGTGCTGGGCAGCCCGGCCCTGGCCGCCGAGCTGGAGGCGGTGGGCATCTCGAGCGTGGGCGTGGGGCCCGAGCCCCTGCAGGGCGCCGGTCCCGGAGACTGGCTGGCCGAGCCCCTGGAGCCCGGCGTGGGCGCCGTGGTGGTGGGCTTCGACCCCCACTTCAGCTACGCGAAGCTCACCAAGGCCGTGCGCTACCTCCAACAACCGGGCTGCCTCCTCGTGGGCACCAACATGGACAACCGACTCCCGCTGGAGGGCGGAAGCTACATTGCCG GTACTGGCTGTCTAGTCCGAGCGGTGGAGATGGCTGCCCAGCGGCAGGCAGAGATCATAGGTAAGCCCAGCCGGTTCATCTTCGATTGTGTGGCCAAGGAGTTCGGCCTCAATCCAGACCGCACCGTCATGGTGGGAGATCGTCTGGACACAGACATCCTCCTGGGGGTTACCTGTGGCCTCAAGACCATCTTGACTCTTACTGGGGTCTCCAGCCTGGAGGATGTGAAAGGCAACCAGCGAAGTGACTGTTCTTCCAGGAACAAAATGGTTCCTGATTTCTATGTCGACAGCATAGCTGACCTTATACCAGCTCTTGAAGATTAA